The genomic stretch gtatatatatcacattgttCCTTATTCACTAACCTATTAacagacatttagattgttttcatgtcttggctattgtaaataatgctgaaatgaacatgggagtgccgatatctctttgagatgctgattttctttggatatacacccagaagtgggagaACCACCTTGTGAGTCAGCTCAGATGTCTTGAGCCTAGCTCTTTACATGTAATATGTGCTCAATCTTTGCCACCTCCAGCCAGAGACGGTCTCTCACTACATCCTTCACTCTTGCAACAACGGTTTCTTTATGAGGGCACTAATGAAGACGAAAAGGCAGCCAGGTTTGATGGAACCCTTGGGACCAGTTAAAGTTAGCTAGTAACTTGTGTGTGCTTTTGACTCATGTATTTAACAACTATTAATCCAGTACCCCGGTGTCTGGGTACCATGCTTGGCACTGAAGACAAAGTAATGAAGAAGACAGAGACGGCCTTGCCCTCACAGAGTTCACATTACAAGGACATTCAAGTAAGGGACAGACCAGGGTCCTGGGTGAGGTTGGGAGAGGAAATTTAAGAGCTGGTTGCACCACTATCCGTGGTGCTGAACCTTAGCTGTGCTCACCCACCACAACCCCAGGCCAGGGTCATATTCTTTTAAATCTGGTGAGTCCTGAAAAATCCTTTGAGAAAGTCAAACTGACAAGGGAGAAGACCCTGAGGTTGGCCCCAGTAGGGAAGGGTTTGCAAGAGAGAAAGGTGAATGgagaggtgggaaaaaaaaaccagagatgGAAATTGAGAAGGGCCACTGGAGAGGCCTAATGTACATATTTCTGGAGAAAAATGCTTACATCCAAACAGACCTGTTTCAACTTAAGATAATGAATTCAAATTGGCACTCAGAACCTTCCCAGGGATCTCACTGCGTGTGTCTAGAAGGTTTGTTGTCCCactgggcaagttatttcattctttctcttccttcagacCTCTCCATTCCTGCTTTCCTCATTCTCAATGAATGACCCCAACTCATGGGAGTCACTGAAGGGAACCTCATTATTCCTCTGCCAATGCTGTAATTCCGTCTACCTCTGCACCCACCTTCTCCCCGTTCTCCTGTATCACCAATATTTCCATCTTCATTGGATCATTCTCACCAGTGAACGAATGGGGAATTATTCTCTAACAAGTACAGATCTGTTtgggataataaaaaaaaaaaaattctggaaacgGACAGAGGTGGTGGGTACAcattaatgtcactgaactgtgcacttaaaatggttaaaatggaaaattttgttATGTCTGTTTTAcgacaatacaaaacaaaacaaaaacaaaaacctctagaTCCCATGCTCCCCTCCAGGTAATCCCCATTTCTCTGATCCACTCACTAACCAGTCTTGTCTGCATATATTGaccctgtcatttctttttctttttttttatgtttatttatttttgagagagacagagaaacagagaatgagcaggggaggggcagagagagggaggcagaatcagcagcaggctctaggctctgagctgtcagcacagagcctgacgcgcggctcgaactcaagaacctcaagatcatgacctgagccgaagtcagacgcttaactgagccacccaggcaccccaaccctgtCACTTTTGGGGGGCAGGAATTGGACTGGTTTTCCCCACTGCATCCCCACTCCCTGATACACTGCATACACGAGGGGCTTGATGAAtatttgaattaatgaatgaaagactttttaaatctattttttaccCAAATGGCTGAATCCCAAAGATACAATATTCAACAAAAGAAGCTAGACATAAAGTACACAtggtatggttccatttatataaagttctagatttcaaaagaaaatttctttgaagaaccagatagtaaatattttaggttttgcgtGAAATGCAGTCTCTATCACAACTACTCAATTAGGccagtgtaggggcacctgggtcatgatcaggtcatgatctcacagtttgtgagttcgagccccgtatcgggctctctgctgtcagcacagagcctgcttcaaatcctctgtccccctctctctctgctcctccccgctggcactctctctctctctctctctgtcaaaaattttaaaaaatatatatttaaaaaaaaatagggcattaaagaggcacttgttgggatgagcactgggtgtcgtatggaaaccaattcgacaaattctattaaaaatattaaaataaataaataaggggataatttaattttaaaaattaaaaattaggggcgcctgggtggcgcagtcggttaagcgtccgacttcagccaggtcacgatctcgcggtccgggagttcgagccccacgtcaggctctgggctgatggctcagagcctggagcctgtttccgattctgtgtctccctctctctctgcccctcccccgttcatgctctgtctctctctgtcccaaaaataaataaatgttgaaaaaaaaattaaaaaaaaaaataggtcagtGTGGCACAAAACAGCCAGAGACAACACGTACATGAATAAGTGCAGCTATATTCCAATAAAGTGTTAGTTACAAAGAGAGGCAGCCAGTCCATAGGCTGTAGCTTATGGACATCTTAAGAAacaggcaaggggcgcctgggtggctcagtcagttaagcatccaactcttggtttcggctgaggtcacgatctcacggcttcttcacgggttcaagccccacaccaagCTCTGTggtggcagtgcggagcctgcttggggttctctctctctgcccctccccaacttgtgctgtctctctctcaaaataaataaataaacttaaaaaaaaagaaaaaagaaagaaagaaacaggcaaaactaatctgcAGGGCAGCTTAGAGGAGAGGACGGTAGGGGCGCCAGGAACATTTCTGGGATGATGGCaatgttctatattttgatgAGGGTGGTGTTTATATAATGGATATAACTTTTAAATAACCACAAGTATCAAAGAAATGCGATATACTTCATTTTATAATGGTGGAAGTAGGGTTTGGGTGGGAGGAGGAGTTCAGATACATGTTGGTGGGGGAGATACTCTGAGGACAGCGGAGGGCTCCTGGTACTAATTAGAGCAAAGGAGGAGAGACCCTGAGGCTAGGGGAGAGGATCAGCCCTGAATGTAGCTGGGGAGCAAAGGGCTGATACCGGAAGACTATTGGTGTAGATATAGCCAGTGAGATCTCTCCTCTTTATAGATGGGGCagtggatggggggaggggctttCTTGGGGTGCCAGAGCAAAGCCAGGCACAGAACCCAAGAAGAAAATGACACCAAGGACAGGGAAGCTACCACCAGCCCCTACTGCTCTTCCCCTCTCCACCCAGGGATCACTGAAGGCTTCTGGACAGgggaggggtgcggggagggTCTGAACTTCCCCTTGGAAATCAATTCTTCCCGCCTTCAAGGGAGAACTGGAGAGGGTCCCGGTTGGAGGTGGCAACGCTTTGCAGCCTCCAGCGGAGAAATCGCTTCCGGCTGCCTCTCCCAACCTCCCAGCtcactctctgcctttttctctgctccctctgcttcctcGTTCCCAGGCCCTGGCCTCCTGCCGTGATACTCTGGCCTTCTGCTGTAAGGAGAGGCTCCAAGCTGTGGACCTTATGAACCAGCCGCTGGATAAGGTTCTGGAGCAGGCTGGCCGCCACTCCTGGGTGAACCTCTCCCGCATCCCTTCCCCGAGCTCTCAGGGCCAAAAAACGCCGCCTCCAGACCCTGTGGGCACCTATACCCCAGGTAGGCCTCCACAGAAAGGAGTGCACTGCAGTAGGTACCCTGGGGTGCCCACTCCTCCTCCACTGCTCAGCCACTGCCATCCCTGGGGAATTGCCCCCCTAGTGAGGGGGGCTGAGAGCTCGTCTCCACTGAGCCCACGTTCTTGATTGGCTCTTCACGCCCACTCCTGCTTCCCACACACTCATGCCTGCCAGCACTCCCTCAGTCAGTCCGGGACGCTACTTCTACGAACTCCTCCCCTGGACTTTGTCCAGGTCCTTCAATAAAGTCCCCTCGCCCAGGGCCCAACACAACCTGAACACAGAGGAGGGGGGCTCAGAGAGCCAGGGTCGCCAGGGTCCGGGAAAAGGAGGCCTTGACTCTCCAACGAGTGTCCCCACGCCGCCCGCAGAGTGCGCCACGGCGCTGTACGAAGCCAAGCGACTGTTGATGGAGTCCAAGGACACCTTGCTGGAAATGGCAAAGAACGAGGAGGACATCCGGGCGCAGCAACATCAGATAAGCGATCGCGTGTGCGCCTTGTTGGCGCAGAAGATGCGGGAGACCTTGGAGCTGAAGGTGGGCGCGGCGGATGCGACTgcccattggggggggggggggctaggaTGGACCACGCGGGActacagcgggggaggggcgcgggaGCAGAGGAGCCAGGAAGCCACTGTGATCCCCCTgtgctcccaccccacccaggaaAGAATGAATATGACCTTAGGACTAATGCGGGGAACTATCCAGCGGTGCACGAAATTCAACCAGGAAATGTACATCACTCACGGCCTCATCAAGGTGGGTTTTGGCGCCAGACTGTGCGGGGTGGGACCAGGGTCGCTCGCCAGGCCGGCCCGGGGACCTCACTGCCCCGCACACCGCACTCCGCCAGGGTCCTCTGTCAAAACGTCACCTGGAGACCCGAGAGAAGCTGGACAGACCCCTGGTTCGCGTGTACCAGAGACACGTGGGCACCCAGCTGCCCGAAGCCACGCGCCTCGCCCAGGTATGCTCCTGCGTGGCCCCCTCCGCGCCTTCCCGCCCTCTGCAGGTGCAGCCGCATCCCGATGGTACTGCTGCCCCAAGCACACCTGATCCAGGTAAGACCCCCTCACCCAGGGCTGTCAGTCCTTCAGCTCCGGGAGGAGGCCCTCCGGTACCCACACCTGTCTCAGAAAAAGTGCCCTcctgagcattgggtgttgtatgttgtgtgtgtgtgtgtgtgtgtacagagagagagagagagagagagagaaagtgccctCAATCTCTGCCCGCCTcgctccctcttttttttttaaatataatttattgacaaattggtttccatacaacacccagtgctcatcccaacaggtgccctcctcaacgcccagcacccactttcccctctccctccctccccccccccccatcaaccctcagtttgttctcagtatccaagaatCTCAGTAAAGCCCTCTCTCAGCCTAGCTGCTTCAGGCACGCCCGCCCAGaggctccccacctcccaggtcccggccgcccctccccctcgcTCTCCGGGTGCGTCCCCTTCTCCATCCCCTGCCTGTTTCCGATTCCCTTTCCAGCATTTCTGGCCCCAGTGTGTGCCCCCCTCCCTCCGGTCTCTTCGAGCCCCTTCCCAGGAGGGGACCTCCCGCAGGCACGCGTGGCCCAGGTGTGCCCATGCCCTTCGGAGGCCCGCCCCTTCCCCTTCCTAGAGGTGTGCTCCTTTCACACCCGCACCGGCCCGGGCGGGTTCGCCCACCCCAGACAGTGCCCAGCTCCCAGCTCGGTCCCCGCACCCCCCAGGGCACTGAGAAGCTGCAGCGCCACATCTCGCGCGTGGAGGAAAACCTGCAGGAGCTGCTCGCCACGCGCCAGAACCTCGCCCGAAGCCTCAAGTGCAAGAGGATCGGGTACGAAGTGGACCTGAACGTGGTGCGCCTGCGCCTGCGCCAGGGGCACCCGCGCGTGTACCACCAGCAGGCGCAGCGCCTGGTCAACGACTGGGACCCGCGCACGCCGCCGCCGCGCGCGGAGTCCAGCGCCCCCGCCAAGTGACAGGCGGGCCCTCTGCCCCGGCCGGCCATCCGGCGCGTTTCTGCCTGCCGGGGCCTGCAGAGCAGAGACTGGACGGCTCCGTGGCCCGCCCTCCCTGCCTCTCGCCTGACCTGCCTTCCCTCTAAGCATCCTCTAGCAGAACTATAATTAAAAAGGACACTGACTACCACGTATGAGGCACCTACTGTATATCACTCACTTACCCTACACCACCTGATGGGCAGTGTATGCTGGGAGTTAACAGGCTGGACTGGGGCTCCAGATTTCCGGGGGGAATTCGAATCCCAGCCCCCCAAACtcaagctgtgtggccttgggcaagtccctgcccccctctctggcctcagtgtcTTCACCTGTAAAACGGAGAGGATTACAGCACCCATCTCAAAGGCTTGTAGGAAGGACAGAGGAGTCCGTGTGTGAGGCCTGTGAGAACGGTAGCTGCCCAATGTTACGCGGCGGATAAGCTGACGAGCTGACATTGTAAGCCCTGATTCTAAAGCCTGCACTCTGAGCAAAATTTGGAGctcccctctgtcctcccctcttaGACGAATGCAggcccccacacacacacttgctgcTGTTATtaacactacacacacacacacatacacacacacacacacacacaggtatagaATATAACTACCACAAAGAATGAGA from Prionailurus viverrinus isolate Anna chromosome A2, UM_Priviv_1.0, whole genome shotgun sequence encodes the following:
- the CCDC105 gene encoding coiled-coil domain-containing protein 105, coding for MPVLIPPAERSQDARVGAPAWRQAAMATLQKARQLTDRCEQEAVTMWQPEDSVREPHVARHLCRAAYILPWRFRVEMLAGGGTVEKPPPGEGVTLWKGKVKPPAWHARLPLPLHRDARALQSAEVVHAHARGARLAAARLCRAQHQVNGQLWLLQRQREATDRGLAQVRKGLLINQQSSKLRGYRPKSEKVPDKADSMLTWEKEELKSMKRKMERDMEKSEALLKALASCRDTLAFCCKERLQAVDLMNQPLDKVLEQAGRHSWVNLSRIPSPSSQGQKTPPPDPVGTYTPECATALYEAKRLLMESKDTLLEMAKNEEDIRAQQHQISDRVCALLAQKMRETLELKERMNMTLGLMRGTIQRCTKFNQEMYITHGLIKGPLSKRHLETREKLDRPLVRVYQRHVGTQLPEATRLAQGTEKLQRHISRVEENLQELLATRQNLARSLKCKRIGYEVDLNVVRLRLRQGHPRVYHQQAQRLVNDWDPRTPPPRAESSAPAK